Proteins encoded in a region of the Micropterus dolomieu isolate WLL.071019.BEF.003 ecotype Adirondacks linkage group LG07, ASM2129224v1, whole genome shotgun sequence genome:
- the idh1 gene encoding isocitrate dehydrogenase [NADP] cytoplasmic, protein MSQKIKAGSVVEMQGDEMTRVIWELIKEKLIFPYLELDLHSYDLGMENRDATDDRVTVEAAEAVQRYNVGIKCATITPDENRVEEFKLKQMWRSPNGTIRNILGGTVFREAIICKNIPRLVPGWVKPIIIGRHAHGDQYKATDFVVPGPGKVEMTYTPTTGEPVKYVIHEFVGTGGVAMGMYNTDKSIRDFAHSSFQMALSKGWPLYLSTKNTILKKYDGRFKDIFQEIYEKEYRAQFEAKGIWYEHRLIDDMVAQAMKSEGGFIWACKNYDGDVQSDSVAQGYGSLGMMTSVLICPDGRTVESEAAHGTVTRHYRQHQQGKETSTNPIASIFAWTRGLLHRAKLDNNAELRVFAEALEAVCIETIEAGFMTKDLAICIKGLPNVTRADYLNTFEFLDKLAENLKIKLANPPKL, encoded by the exons ATGTCTCAGAAGATCAAGGCAGGCTCTGTGGTGGAGATGCAGGGGGATGAAATGACTCGAGTCATCTGGGAGCTCATCAAGGAGAAACTCATCTTCCCTTACCTGGAGCTCGACCTGCACAG CTATGACCTCGGTATGGAGAACCGAGATGCAACAGACGACCGGGTGACGGTTGAGGCGGCGGAGGCAGTCCAGCGCTACAACGTGGGCATCAAGTGCGCCACCATCACGCCAGATGAGAATCGCGTGGAAGAGTTCAAGCTGAAGCAGATGTGGCGTTCGCCCAACGGCACCATCCGTAACATCCTCGGAGGCACAGTGTTCAGGGAGGCCATCATCTGCAAGAACATCCCCCGCCTGGTACCTGGCTGGGTCAAGCCCATCATCATTGGCAGGCACGCCCATGGAGATCAG taCAAAGCCACAGACTTTGTGGTGCCCGGGCCTGGGAAAGTGGAGATGACCTACACGCCCACAACGGGAGAGCCAGTTAAATATGTCATCCATGAGTTTGTGG GCACAGGAGGTGTAGCAATGGGGATGTACAACACAGATAAGTCCATCAGGGACTTTGCCCACAGCTCCTTCCAAATGGCTTTGTCCAAAGGCTGGCCGCTCTACCTCAGCACCAAGAACACCATCCTGAAGAAGTACGACGGTCGCTTCAAAGACATCTTCCAGGAGATCTACGAGAA GGAATACCGTGCCCAGTTTGAGGCCAAAGGCATCTGGTATGAGCACCGTCTGATAGATGACATGGTGGCCCAGGCCATGAAATCTGAGGGAGGCTTCATTTGGGCCTGCAAGAACTACGATGGAGACGTGCAGTCTGACTCTGTGGCGCAAG GCTACGGCTCCCTGGGTATGATGACCAGTGTGCTTATCTGTCCTGATGGACGCACAGTGGAGTCTGAGGCCGCCCACGGCACAGTGACTCGCCACTACAGGCAACACCAACAGGGAAAAGAGACCTCCACCAATCCCatag CCTCCATCTTTGCATGGACACGGGGCCTGCTCCACCGGGCAAAGCTGGACAACAATGCCGAGCTGCGAGTGTTCGCTGAGGCACTGGAGGCCGTGTGCATTGAGACCATCGAGGCTGGCTTCATGACCAAGGATTTGGCTATCTGCATAAAAGGCCTGCCAAA TGTGACACGTGCTGACTACTTGAACACCTTTGAGTTCCTGGACAAGCTTGCAGAGAACCTGAAGATTAAGCTAGCCAACCCGCCCAAACTGTGA
- the epsti1 gene encoding epithelial-stromal interaction protein 1 has product MYPIQNQKSRDHLNTRGNSSYLKDSTSGVSEDDHTPEIPDRDGPGSGNPQETGRQPQYLGGFTLIPPNESRRNKIKMMAQKEEEDLQRWKETNRAPPVHLNPEKLGGNVTLAGAREKQLKDLRCSKLQKKLRKEELDKRRRQEEEEELQKMKAIQREKAERLEERKRQEEQRRREQLRPDHSRKTEHFLQRFERGAPGPPASSSVTHTSLRSEVMESKQRAKESKSVREIQLEHKRVNSAFLDKLEGRDSEKETNGEGFREAEYPFLVSEDFGHQPSNTSGQSCSDWTEEADLEPDYDWALMKLINSFPDCCRVFLEDILNQCNGDYEQASTLLISTLS; this is encoded by the exons ATGTATCCTATTCAGAACCAGAAATCAAGAGACCACCTGAACACCAGGGGAAACTCTTCCTACCTAAAAGACAGCACATCAGGGGTCTCTGAAGATGATCATACACCTGAGATTCCCGACAGAGATGGACCTGGAAGTGGAAATCCACAAGAGACGGGAAGACAGCCACAGTA CTTAGGTGGATTCACCCTTATCCCACCAAATGAATCTCGGCGAAACAAGATAAAAATGA TGGCtcagaaagaagaggaggatcttcagagatggaaagagacaaacagagcGCCCCCTGTGCACCTGAATCCAGAGAAGCTTG GTGGTAATGTAACATTGGCTGGAGCCAGGGAGAAGCAGCTTAAAGACTTACGTTGCTCCAAACTGCAGAAGAAG CTGAGAAAGGAAGAATTggacaagaggaggagacaagaagaggaggaggagttacAGAAGATGAAAGCCATACAGAGGGAGAAG GCTGAGCGcctggaggagaggaagcgacaggaggagcagaggaggagggagcaACTCAGGCCGGATCACTCCAG GAAGACTGAGCATTTTCTGCAGAGGTTTGAGAGGGGAGCCCCAGGTCCACCGGCATCCAGCAGTGTCACACACACGTCATTGAGG aGTGAGGTCATGGAGAGTAAACAGAGAGCGAAGGAGTCAAAGAGTGTGAGAGAAATACAGCTGGAACACAAGAG GGTGAACTCAGCCTTTCTGGACAAACTCGAGGGTCGAGACAGCGAAAAAGAGACAAATGGGGAAGGCTTTCGGGAGGCAGAGTATCCATTTTTGGTCTCTGAAGACTTTGGACACCAGCCGTCCAACACCTCTGGACAGAGCTGCTCCGACTGGACAGAGGAAGCTG ACCTGGAGCCTGACTATGACTGGGCCTTGATGAAACTGATAAACAGCTTTCCAGACTGCTGCAGAGTCTTCTTGGAGGACATCCTCAATCAGTGCAACGGAGATTATGAGCAGGCCTCCACACTACTGATCTCCACGCTCAGTTGA